From Arachis hypogaea cultivar Tifrunner chromosome 3, arahy.Tifrunner.gnm2.J5K5, whole genome shotgun sequence:
GAGTGACGTGGCCAATTTGAGAAGCTCAGGGTTAAGATGGTGTTGCATGTTATTGTTGATGTGTGATATTGATGAACCAAAGAGAGATGAGAGATCAAGAAGGTCTAGGCGTGGACTGTGTGTCACAGGATCGATTCCCATCCTCAGTAGCCTCTTCCTAATGTGTGTATTCCAATAATTCTTTATTTCGTTGTCTGTCCTCCCCGGCAGCCGCGACGCTATTGCAGACCACCTGCATCgcactaaattttaaattctaaattctaaattctaaacgaCGAAAATCCAAAGGATTGAGCCAGTTATTACTCACTTGTTTCCAAGAATGCTGTGAAGGTGTATTATGGTCTCCTCCTCTTCCAAGGAGAATCGACCTCGCTTTATATCTGGCCGGAGATAGTTTGTCCACCGCAGACGGCAACTCTTTCCGCATCTTTGCAaccctatatatatatttatatataagtcAACAAATTAAAAAACAGATTTAACAAAGTGTGCAAGTATATATATAGGCCAAACGCGTGGATTTGAAACTTTCTTCTACATAGCAGTTCAGAGCCTCTCTCACATCCGCGCGTCAAATGCTGGAACCGCATAAACGACGCCGTTTATACCTTTAACGAAAAAGTCAAGGCTCGCTTTCCACTCGCTCGAGTCGTCGTTAAGTCGTTTTGCTCCCTTTCTCGTCAGAGACTCTCTCACTGTCTCTCACCGTTTCTCGTTCCTGatcagaaaagaagaagaacgcATGGCCGTAGCTGAACCCAAGCCTCACTCGGAACCTAAGGTCTGGAACTTCTTCAAGCGTCCCTTTCGCCATTCCTCAGCTACCTCCGGCGCCATGCCTCCCAATACCGCCACCACGACGTCGTCTCATCACGGCTACCACCACCACACCAACCCTACCTCACACAATCCTCCGCTCGATGGCTCCTCCAACCACGCCTCTAGTTCCGTCTCTTCTGTAGCAAGGTCGTTCCTCCCAACACGACGTCGTCTCAAGCTTGACCCTTCCAACAAGCTCTTTTTCCCTTGTATGTCTTCTCCTTtcgtttttcctttttcatttgtttcactTATTGTTAATACATGCTTAATTGCTCTGCTTCTGATCTTAATTTTGGGGTTTAGGGCTTCAACTGTACTTTCTGTTTTGCTGATGTTAATTCAAATTAAACCTTACCAGGCGTAGGGGCTTTAATTAGACTATCCTAAAAATAGAAACTTTTAGATCATTGCGTGCTTTTCGCTTCCTTTCAATAAATCAATAAGAAGGGAAAAATATAACGGCTTGTGAAAATGTTTAATCACAGTTGAAGTGTTTCAAACTTTccataaatgttaaatttaaagcGAGCTGGCGCTGGGTGTGTTTTTACTTTTCTAGAATTAAGATACTATATCGTTACAATTCGATGACATTATCTGCTGTTGTTGATGTATTTCCAATCACGGTTGTTACACTTTCAGCTGGAGTGGATTGCGGTATTCTAAAGGTTAAAACTGTTAATTCATGCATTCGTTATTGATGTAGTCGCGCATGTCTGTATGATAATGGAAATTAATTGATGGCAGCAAACATTTTATGTTAACAAAGAAAGGAAactttttttgttttcaaaaaaaaaaaaaagttttgctTATGATTGTCATTAAATCACTTCTGGTCTCGATAGATATAGAGGTTGGAACTTGAGAAGTTGATTTAGATGAAAAGTTGGCAGATAAGCGTTCAACATGAATTCCTGCTAACGGACATTTGCCTTTATAAATTATAACAAAACAGGTCCATCCATTTTGTGTGCCTTGAATGCTTTTCTGTATTCATGTTTTCTCTTTTAGGACGTTAAATTTTCATGTTAACAATGTGACACCCTAATGTACATGCTACGGAAGACTAAATACTTTGTACAGTTTAGCCTACTTATCATAAGGTATCCTATGGATGTTTCTGATCGACAAGTCTCAACCATAAAGTCTGAAAGGAATAGGTTTAATAATGAGATAGTTAGCAAAAAGATAGCAAGTTCTTTGTGCTTCTCTTGCGTCTTCCTGTCTCAGCAATTCAGCATGTGTTGACGTCACACGCTGCtcgttttttcatatttttttgctCAATGCGTGATTTTGATCTTTATCCAATAGATAAGATTCTTTAAGCTGATGCTGTGGATGATTGCTCAATCTAATCCTTGTTTTATGTGGATGTCTGATCGTTCCTTGCTATCTTCTATAGATGAGCCAGGCAAACAGGTTAGGAGTGCTATCAGGATTAAAAACACCAGTAAATCCTATGTAGCTTTCAAGGTAGAGTGAATATCTAAAACTGCTGATTTATTTCCCCCTTTTAGCATTTCCTTTTCTCCAATTCTAATATTTGTTACTATTGAGTTACTTTGGCTGAATCTTGAACTCAATTGTGTATTCTTTTTGTTACTTACTTACTTTCTAATAGTTTGCAGGAGAACAATTCGATACcactgtattaattaattaatgatatatGTTATGATTTTAAATCAATAGGACAACTTAGGTATATATGTTGACAAGattccttttttttaattattatttcataTGTATATGCAGTTTCAAACGACTGCACCTAAAAGCTGTTTCATGCGTCCTCCTGGGGCTATCCTCGCACCGGGTGAGAGTATCATAGCAACCGGTAATGATCAATATATTATTTCTCTGTATGTTTCTTTTTATGTGTACCAGAAGATTGTCGGAAATACAAGGCCATGTTACCTTACCATTTATGTTTTGCTTGATAGTGTTCAAGTTTGTAGAGCAACCAGAAAATAATGAAAAGCCAGAAAAAACTGGACTCAAATTTAAAATCATGAGCTTGAAGGTCAAAGGATCAATTGATTACGTCCCTGAGCTGGTTAGTTAACTTCAttatttagttataaaatatGATGCTGATGATTTTATCAGTGGATACTGCAGTTGTCTTGCCTGCCTTCCTTTTCCAAATCCCCATCTACTCTGACCACAGCATGAACATCTAACAATAACGTATCTTGTTGGATCACGTATCGTATATTTCATACTATAATAAAAGAATTTGTTACTCGAGTTTCGTCATACTTTTATCCGAAAGGATGCAGTGAAAGATTCATTTGAATAACACATCCTTTTTTTTTGTCTGATTTTCTCTATACTTATCAATATAATCTTCGTGTTATTAATAATCCTGCAAATTTTTGCTGTTTTTGGTTTATTAACGGGCACCATAGGAGGACTTGTGGAATTTTGTTTTGATGGTTGTCCACTTCATGGTATTGCATTTAAATTTGTTTCTAACTGCAAGTATCCCCCCTCTCTCccttttcttctctttcccttcttttTTCCCGGGTACAGTTTGATGAGCAGAAAGACCAAGTAGCAGTGGAGCAGATTTTGCGGGTTGTTTTTCTAGATCCAGAGCGTCCCACCTCAGTGAGTACTGAAATTTTGCATGTTCATGTGTCTTGGTGCTTATTACCTTTCCTTTATAATCTCACTTTTTGCACCTATTCATTTAAGTATCTGTTGCTTTAAATGTGTTTAAAGACTTTTGGTTTCTGctgttccctttttcacctcaTGTTTATGGTGGTTGTCTTCCAAGTAATGTACTTATGAGATTGTAAGTTTCTCTGATTTAGGCTTTGGAAAAACTGAACCGTCAGCTGTCTGAGGCTGATGCTGCACTCGAGGCACGCAAGAAACCTGCAGAAGATGCAGGTCCTAAGATCATTGGAGAAGGGCTTGTCATAGATGAATGGGTGAGTATTTTCTCTTAGACTTTTGATGGGAGGTCTTTTTTGCAATATGTTACATTTTAGAAATGCTCCATCTATACAATCTATTTTCTTTTCAGAAAGAAAGGAGGGAAAGATACCTTGCAAAGCAGCAGGGCGACGTGGTAGTAGACTCTGTATAGTGGTGTTGGTCTGGAAATACAATGATTGAATAGGAAAGAACGTTGTGGTTAAGTCTTCAGagaatcaaattataaaatctcAGCATTGtcttttttagtttatattttttggTAAGAAAAATATATCAGGTGAATGGCAAGTGTACTTTGGAGAAAACTGTGCTTGGGTGGGCGATCATCCTATATGTAGATAAATGTCATTTTGTAATAGGTCTGCTGTTTTTGATGGGTTGATGTGAAATAGTTTATTCCAGTTTGCAACTTTGCATAACGGATTGTTGCCATgatataaattcaattcctctacTGCCATGATGGCTCAAATTCTCGGAGTGGGAAAGAATCATTGAGCGAAGAGATGTTTGTAAGTTTGATATTCCATTCAAAAACTAGAATCAAGTTTGTCTATGTACATACACTCGATGACTTTACTGGTGGTGTTCCTTCTCTGAGAAGTGATTCATCTTCTTAAGAAACTAGATGTCATTGTGTTAAGTTCTTGAACTCTAAATCCTTGTGTCTGTTATGTTTTGATTTTATAGTCAAATATAATGGTTTATAATGCTTTAGGACAGATTTTAGATTTGTTCATCTGATGGGCTTACCTTTGTATTCAGTCCGAGAGATATACATCGTGTGATGCAATTACTTCCTTGttcaattgtaatttgttttgatttttattttttatcagggGCATCAATTGTAACTTTGACTATTTAACCAAGTGAACTATAAATGAAGTGTTTTCAAAACATTGCGCGAAATCCATGTTCATGGAATGGCGTAATTTATAATTCGGttttaaaaaattctttcttGTAATAAGACCAAAGAGTAACAAAAGCAAAAGCACAGATACTAAACCTCTAATAGAAGAAAACGACAAATGCAAATTAAAGAATGCTTGGGAAATATTCTACCATAAACACGTACGATAAGAATCTCCACGCTAATCCTATAAATAGCATTGTAGGCAATAAAATACAAGCTATACATAAATTAAGTGCCGGGCTGCCCAGTTCAATAGAAGGTAATGAAAGCACTACTACATATAAatgtattatttataattattcttGTCCGGTATAAGTCAACTAATGTTTAGCTTATCTCTGTTTCTATGTGTTTGTATTTTCATGAAAAAATGATGAAGATAATGGACGAAGTAAGCTTGATTAGAAGTAgataatcaaataaattaaggATGGAACAGGCTGTGGGAATATTGTGGGATGCTGGTAACCGTTTGTACAGTTGCATCAAAGTGCACGCTGATTACATTGTGAAGCAAGAGGAGAACCTaaccaaattaaaagaaaagatggAACATCTTGATAACATTTGCAGAGATGTGGTGATAAGAATTGAGAACGATGAGATCCACGGAGAGAGGCGTAGAAGACATGAAGTCAATGGTTGGCTCCAACAAGTTCGGAATCTCCAACAGGTATCTTTACTAACTGATGACCAATTTTTCACTTATTCATACACTTACATGAAGTCCATGCTTTCAATACTAGAAGAGAAAACTTTGCTAGCAAATGAAATTATATGCTATTATCTTTGAGAATTTATGCCATACGATTAATAGAGTACAAAACATAAGATAGATGCTAGTAATCTATTACTATTAAACTAAAAACACAAGAGCTTTGCAAAACaaaagaataataatagaaaaaggataaaattcaacaaaatctcccaacataaaaaataataacggAGAATACGTCCCAATaacataaattcttttttttttttgactggaAACATAAATTCTTGAACTTAGTAAATATTAATGACAATTGTAAATCAAACACACACACTAAAATTAAGGGGAGAGGGATTGTGCAAAGATGAAAAGGGGAAGCTTTACCTAGTTttattatacattttattttaatttgttggtcaaatatttcaataattttctttTGTAGCTAGGCTTACTCTTatttaaaacaaatttgaaaTAGGTACAAAGTTATAACTGAAAAACTTTAAGTCATAGGCAAATGAAACaaagaataaatattaaaaaattaataccaATTGTATAATgggagctactcaaatgaagatgcaaaaaacatctttttatgaagatgctttgtataaaagtgtgatttattgatttggccacacttcaaataaaaacaacacttttataacatatcaaaatctaaccctacaTTCCATTATCTAagggtcaaaaagaaaaatcatcacatgaagacaattataatatcttcatgggagtacccaCCTTGTATAATTACAGGAAATGGAAGAAACTAAAGATCCTCCAGAACCCAACAAAAAATGTCTAATCTGTTATGGACAAAGTAATTGTGTGTCAAAATATAAGTTTGGAAAAAGAGTCCATAAGATGATCTTCAAGGTTAACGAAGTTTTGAGTAAAGGAGAAGGTTACACACACAGTGTTGATATCACTCACCAGCCATCATTGAAGCCGATATATGAGATTCCTCACATAGAGACCGTGGGTGTGGATTCGATGGTAGAGAGAGTGTGGAACAGCCTTCAAGATAAAAATGTGGGCATCATTGGAATATATGGCATGGGTGGGGTGGGAAAAACCACTCTCATGAAGAGAATTCACAATGAGTTTGGAAACCGCAATCACGAATTTGATCTTGTGTTGTGGATTACCATTGCTAAGGATTGTGATAATGCCAAAGTGATGAATGATATTCGAAATAGGTTAGGGGTGAAGGACGATTCTTGGAACAGAAGTAGCGAGCATGAGAAGGTGGGCAAAATCTACCAAGTCCTAAGGCAGAGGAGGTTTGTGTTGATGTTGGATGATTTATGGGGGAAGTTGGAGCTTCAAGAGGTAGGAGTACCGAATCCAAAGAAGGCCGGGTGTAGATCAAAAGTAGTGTTTACGACAAGGGAAGAGGATGTGTGTGATAAGATGCAAGCAGATAAGAAGTTCAAAGTGGAAGTTTTAAGTGAGGAGGAGGCATTTGTCTTGTTCTGCAAGAAAGTGGGTGAAGGGACATTAAAGAGCAATGTGGAGATTCCAAGGCAGGCAAAGAAGATGGCTAAAGAGTGTAAAGGGTTGCCACTAGCACTTGTCACAGTGGGGAGTGCCATGTCTGGAGTCAGGAGTATTGCATCTTGGAGGCAAGCCAAACATGAGTTGAGGAGGAACCCATGGATTGCTTCCGATTTGGAGAAGAATGTGTTCGGTGTTCTCAAGTTTAGCTACGACAGGCTGCCAGATGAAGCGCACAAGAACTGCTTCCTATATTGCGCCGTGTATCCAGAAGACTACGAGATCAAAGTTGAAGATGTCATTGATAGATGGATCGGAGAAGGGTTTCTTGGGAGGAGTAGTAAGAAGAGCATATATGATATGCGTGAGGAAGGCCATTCTATTATTGAAAAATTGAAGCTTTGTTGTTTGGTTGAGGATGTCATGGCTGATATCTTCCAGTGGTGGCCTAGGATCAAGATGCATGATGTGATGCGAGATATGGCACTGTGGATAGCATGCGATCAAGATACTATTAGAGACAAAGTGGTGGTGGAGGAGCACGCTTTCCATCTACATTCCCAAAAGATGGAACTTGTTGAGAAGATTTCCATTATAAGAGCCTCCGGAATGCGCCGGGTACCGCGTTGTCCCAATCTAGTAACCCTGTGTTTGCAAAATCTTGAGGACAATGTTGATTTCTCAAATCTGCAAATCATGTCAAAGTTGAAGGTGTTGGATTTATCAAACAATAGACACATCAGACACCTTCCTAGTGAAATAGGCATGGTGATCAACTTGGAGTTTCTTAACCTGTCACTCTCAGATGTATCCACACAGATTCagttgccaattgaattgaagaACTTGGAGAAATTGAAGGTCCTTCTCATGAAAGATACTTTCACTTCATCAAACATTCTTGAGGTTTTGGAAAGCCTTAAACAGTTGCAGATTCTAAGACTTGGATATGGAGGGAGGGTGGGAGGAGGCCTGTCTTTTAGTGAGGTAGATAATAATCAAGAAGCAATCTTGATAGACAAATTGGAAAGCTTGCCTCAATTGGAGGAACTTTGCATCAACTTAAAAACCATGAGAGGCATCCGAAAATTGCTTAGCTCCACCAAGTTGCAAGGTTGCTTGAGATATGTTTGGCTTAGTTTTATTGATGAGCCAATTGAGATGGCAACATTGTTAGCATCTTGGTCTAAAATGAAGCATTTGGAGCTTATAACTCTACAATATTTGTACAACATTAAGGAAGTTCCATCCATCACTTACACTTGTCACCTAGAAGCACTTCGTGAGGTAGAGATCAACGGATGTGATTCAATAACTCACTTGACATGGCTGAAGCATGCTCAATGCCTTGAGATTCTTCAAGTTAGAAATTGCAATTCAATTCAAGAGTTGGTGAAGGAAGACCAAGGCCAAACGGTGGACATGGATTTGTTTCCACATCTTAGATTTCTTAAACTATCTTTTCTGGTGAGACTCAAGAAAATATACAATGGAGTATTGCCTTTTCATTCATTAAAATTCATCATGGTTGTTGGATGCGATCATCTGCGGACGCTGCCTCTGAATTTCAACTCTAAGGACACATTGATTCAAATAACTGGTGAAACAGAATGGTGGAACAATCTAGTGTGGGATGATCCAACCATTGGAGACGCACTTGATTCCAGATTTAGGCCATTTATTCGTATTTGATATGATTTCATTATGCTattgtaaataaatatataaataaatgttaaTGATTGAATTTCTATAATATTATTACCTCTATTCTGTAATCatgtatttaattattattattattattattattattgttgttgttgttgttgttgttgttgttgttgtaaaataaataaggaagaggtaataaaataaagtataaatagaaaaacacTACTATCATTATTTACCAATACTATTATACAactataaagataatatattaatattatattagtagtaTGTGATGAGAGAAAGTAAAGAAGTGCTGTAACTGTGTGTTATTCACTGAGGTTTAACCTCTATTTATACATGCAAGAAGGCTTCTTTTTCTACTATCATTAAATGTAAGGACTTTGGTAACATAACATTTCAGTATGGAAAAGATGAGCCGCCCATGGTCATTCATTTCATTCTTATCGCAACACTCCTTCTtgaatgaccatttaggattatgtctcgttaaaaccttactaaaaaaAACATAATGGGAAAAACTTTAGGGAAGGAAACAGAGTACAAAATCCTTTATTATGGAGACTgcttcattaaaaaccttgtcaagaaaaactcaatgggaaaaaacctgaccaaggaaaaaagagtacagtctccccctcttgtcgacatcatttaatgtctcaaaATCAGTGCATCCCAATCTcgtgtaccaatctttcaaaggaggattttgggagtgactttgagaataaatctgccagattgtcacttgagcggatctgttggatatcaattgtcccttgattttgaagatcatgagtgaagaagaatttgggagaaatatgctttattctatcacctttgatgtatcaacccttaagttgagcaatgcatgctgtattatctttaaacaggacagttggagctatcttatgatcaattagtccacatgatgacagaatatattgaatcaaactcctgagccaaaaacactcgcgacttccttcatgaatcgctagtatttcagcatgattagaggatgttgctgcaattgtctgtttcgtggacctctaTGATATAGCTGTttcaccatatgtgaacaggtatcctgtttgagatctccctttatgtagATCAGACAAATAtcctgcatctgcatagccaactatttgtgacttggatccatggggataaaataatcccatatcaaccgttccatgaagatatcgaaagattttcTTGATTCCAATCCAATGTCTTATAGTTgaagaggaactataccttgctagtaaattcaccgtaaatgatatgtcaggtcttGTATTATTagtaagatacattagcgctccaatagcactaagatatggtacttcaggaccaaggatatcttcattctcttctttaggacggaattgatcattttccacatctAAAGATCTTATGATAATTGGAGTACTTAATGGAtgcgacttatccatataaaatctcttcaagatcttttctgtgtatgttgtatgatgaataaagatcccattttttatatgctcgaacTACAGGCCAAgtcaaaatttagtctttctaagatctttcatctcaaactcttcttttagagtttttataattgttggaatctcttcaggagtttcaatgatatttaaatcatcaacgtacacagcaattataataaatccagatgtatatttttttatgaaaacacatgggcagatatcatcattcttgaatccgtttttggccagatactcagtaagacgattataccacattcgtccagattgctttagactatatacagatctttgcaatttaacttaGTATAAGCcatgtgaatattcattggatggtttagacatCTTTAGttcttcagggactttcatatagatatctcgATATAATGAGCCATATAAgtaggttgttaccacatccattaaatgcatatgcagtttataatatgcagataaactgatcaAATAAcgtaatgttatcgcatccacagggaaatatgtttcttcataatctatactagGACTTTgtaaaaaaccttgtgccacaagtcgggctttgtagcacacaacttcatttttatcatttcgttttctcacaaatacccacctgtatccaacaggttttacatcttcaggtgtacgaactacaggtccaaagacttcacattttgcaagtgagtctaattcagccttcatggcttcttcctattttggccaatcatttcttgctcgacattcttcgactgatcttggttcaagatccttactttcatgcatgatatttaatgccacattatatgcaaatatttcattgacaattgtcttatttcggtctcatttctctcatgtgaagacataatttatcaggctctcgtcattttcacaatttttaggtacctgaatgtcttctggcgttaaaactatatcagaattttggacaactacagATGTCTTTATTATGTCTTTTTcgacaggaatagtatttacctctttttgcTTTCGAAGATTTTTGTCTATGGAACCATCAGGCCTGCCACACTtatggcgtgtatttgcttcggtggcaatttgtccaactggaacatcaattcgaattagggcattttctgctggtatataagatttggttatactctttgtatcagaaaatgcatcaggcaattcatttgctattctttgcaaatgtataatcttttcaatttctagttcacattgccctgatcgaggatctaaatgcaccAAGAATGATGCATtctaattaagttccttttcaggaagcttattttCTTCCCCTaatgttagaaattttgattcatcaaaatgacaatctgcaaaccgggctttaaatacatctccagtttgtatctcaagatacctcactatagagggagaatcatatccaacatatatccccaattttctttagAGTCTCATTTTGgtacgattaggtggtgcaatggaaacatatatcgcacatccgaatattcttaaatgggaaatattTGACTACTAGCCAAAAGCTAactgcataggagagaactgatgataactcgttggcttcaaacgaataagtgctgcggcatgtaaaatagcatgcccccaaaccgaggttgggagatttgttctcataagtaaggttctagcaattaattggaggcgtttaataagtgattctgctaacctattttgtgtgtgaacatgagttactggatgttcaacacttattccattagctaTACAATAAGCATAAAAGGCTTGGAAAGTAAAtttaccagcattatcaagacgaattgctttgattggattttctagaaattgtgtttttaatcgaataatttgagccagtaatctcgcaaacgccaggttgcgagaagacaataagcacacatatgaccatctcgaagatgcgtctatcatgactataaaatatctaaaagaaccacatggtggatgaatatgtctacatatatcaccttgaatcctttttaggaattcaggggactcaaatccaatctttactggtgatggccttaaaattaacttcccttgagaacatgcaacacaacaaaattcactagatttaagaatcttctggttctttagtgaatgtccatggaagttttcaataattctccgcatcatggttgttcccagaTGACCCAATTGATCATGCcaatttatgaatttatttgggttagtaaacttctggtttataatggtatgtgattcaattgcattaattttggtataatataacctagatgaaagtgagggtgacttttctaatataacctttttatttaaatcatgagttgtgatacataagtactcctgatttccctcattcatagtctcaatatgatatccatttcgacgaatatctttaaagctcaataagtttcttagagacttggtagacaatagtgcattatttattatgaattttgttcctccagaaaACAAAATTATTGCTCTTCCagagccttcaatcacattgcctgagccaataatagtattaatatattcttcttttggcacaagatgggtaaaatatatatcacttttgagaatggtgtgtgAACTAGCACTATCCgtaaggcatacatcttcattatatatcattgccattttcttcaaagacaaataataatcataaaatgagTAGCATGCAcaattaaattgaatacttgatcggagttatttttctaagaaacactgcacataatgtcatatactaaaattttattttaaaatttaacacatttaatgatttcaaaattaataaacattaatatttcattatttatatacatcatatttgaaacttaaatatatagaaaataaaacttaacaataagttctttacattatttatttacatggatacttaacaatcccacatattaaactactccatcattgatcaaatgaccaatatttccttcagaatcctcaaagaaatcagatacatcataatgagtggtgaaattttcagcatcatttgaaacaaaattcatttctttttctttgtcgTCCTTTTTTaaaagatgcttgataaagatcgactaggtgccttggtgtACGAGAGGTACCCGACCAATGgctctttccaccacaa
This genomic window contains:
- the LOC112791374 gene encoding probable disease resistance protein At5g63020, translating into MEQAVGILWDAGNRLYSCIKVHADYIVKQEENLTKLKEKMEHLDNICRDVVIRIENDEIHGERRRRHEVNGWLQQVRNLQQEMEETKDPPEPNKKCLICYGQSNCVSKYKFGKRVHKMIFKVNEVLSKGEGYTHSVDITHQPSLKPIYEIPHIETVGVDSMVERVWNSLQDKNVGIIGIYGMGGVGKTTLMKRIHNEFGNRNHEFDLVLWITIAKDCDNAKVMNDIRNRLGVKDDSWNRSSEHEKVGKIYQVLRQRRFVLMLDDLWGKLELQEVGVPNPKKAGCRSKVVFTTREEDVCDKMQADKKFKVEVLSEEEAFVLFCKKVGEGTLKSNVEIPRQAKKMAKECKGLPLALVTVGSAMSGVRSIASWRQAKHELRRNPWIASDLEKNVFGVLKFSYDRLPDEAHKNCFLYCAVYPEDYEIKVEDVIDRWIGEGFLGRSSKKSIYDMREEGHSIIEKLKLCCLVEDVMADIFQWWPRIKMHDVMRDMALWIACDQDTIRDKVVVEEHAFHLHSQKMELVEKISIIRASGMRRVPRCPNLVTLCLQNLEDNVDFSNLQIMSKLKVLDLSNNRHIRHLPSEIGMVINLEFLNLSLSDVSTQIQLPIELKNLEKLKVLLMKDTFTSSNILEVLESLKQLQILRLGYGGRVGGGLSFSEVDNNQEAILIDKLESLPQLEELCINLKTMRGIRKLLSSTKLQGCLRYVWLSFIDEPIEMATLLASWSKMKHLELITLQYLYNIKEVPSITYTCHLEALREVEINGCDSITHLTWLKHAQCLEILQVRNCNSIQELVKEDQGQTVDMDLFPHLRFLKLSFLVRLKKIYNGVLPFHSLKFIMVVGCDHLRTLPLNFNSKDTLIQITGETEWWNNLVWDDPTIGDALDSRFRPFIRI
- the LOC112791375 gene encoding vesicle-associated protein 4-2; amino-acid sequence: MAVAEPKPHSEPKVWNFFKRPFRHSSATSGAMPPNTATTTSSHHGYHHHTNPTSHNPPLDGSSNHASSSVSSVARSFLPTRRRLKLDPSNKLFFPYEPGKQVRSAIRIKNTSKSYVAFKFQTTAPKSCFMRPPGAILAPGESIIATVFKFVEQPENNEKPEKTGLKFKIMSLKVKGSIDYVPELFDEQKDQVAVEQILRVVFLDPERPTSALEKLNRQLSEADAALEARKKPAEDAGPKIIGEGLVIDEWKERRERYLAKQQGDVVVDSV